A single region of the Pseudomonas sp. B21-023 genome encodes:
- a CDS encoding methionine ABC transporter ATP-binding protein, with product MAQASALRAPIPPAEPCKAEETALRPEVNQAHIRFIGLGKTYPGQGQPALQGIDLNIRRSEIFGIIGRSGAGKSSLLRTINRLEQPSQGRVLIDQVDIAPFDEDRLVALRRRIGMIFQHFNLMSAKTVWQNVELPLKVAGVAKAERQRKVRELLELVGLAEKHHVYPAQLSGGQKQRVGIARALVHDPEILLCDEATSALDPETTASILELLRDINQRLGLTVVLITHEMAVIRDICQRVVVLERGEIVEQGEVWQVFGTPRHDVTRTLLAPLQTKLPAALQANLRSQPGSRDAAVVLKLDLVGEPDLSALFSDLGGRVRLLQGGVETIGEHALGQLILAVRGSPLDTRQLLERARRWATDVEVLGHVD from the coding sequence ATGGCCCAGGCCAGCGCCCTCAGGGCGCCCATCCCCCCTGCCGAACCGTGCAAGGCCGAGGAAACGGCCCTGCGCCCGGAAGTGAACCAGGCGCACATCCGCTTCATCGGCCTGGGCAAGACCTATCCGGGCCAGGGCCAACCAGCGCTGCAAGGCATCGACCTGAACATCCGCCGCAGCGAGATCTTCGGCATCATCGGCCGCAGCGGTGCCGGCAAGTCTTCGCTGCTGCGCACGATCAACCGCCTGGAACAGCCCAGCCAGGGCCGGGTGCTGATCGACCAGGTGGATATCGCGCCGTTCGACGAGGACCGCCTGGTGGCCCTGCGCCGGCGCATCGGCATGATCTTCCAGCATTTCAACCTGATGTCGGCCAAGACCGTGTGGCAGAACGTCGAGCTGCCGCTGAAGGTGGCCGGCGTGGCCAAGGCCGAGCGCCAGCGCAAGGTACGCGAGCTGCTGGAGCTGGTGGGCCTTGCGGAAAAGCACCATGTCTATCCGGCGCAGCTGTCGGGCGGGCAAAAGCAGCGCGTCGGCATCGCCCGGGCGCTGGTGCATGACCCCGAGATCCTGCTGTGCGACGAAGCCACCTCCGCGCTGGACCCGGAAACCACCGCCTCGATCCTCGAGCTGCTGCGCGACATCAACCAACGCCTGGGCCTGACCGTGGTGCTGATCACCCACGAGATGGCGGTGATCCGCGATATCTGCCAGCGCGTGGTAGTGCTCGAGCGGGGCGAGATCGTCGAACAGGGTGAGGTCTGGCAAGTGTTCGGCACACCGCGCCACGACGTCACCCGCACCCTGCTCGCACCGCTGCAGACCAAGCTGCCGGCCGCCTTGCAGGCCAATCTACGCAGCCAGCCGGGCAGCCGCGACGCGGCCGTGGTGCTCAAGCTCGACCTGGTGGGCGAGCCGGATCTGAGCGCCCTGTTCAGCGATCTGGGCGGACGCGTGCGGCTGCTCCAGGGCGGCGTCGAGACCATCGGCGAGCATGCCTTGGGGCAACTGATCCTGGCAGTGCGCGGCTCGCCGCTGGACACCCGCCAGTTGCTCGAACGCGCCCGCCGCTGGGCCACGGATGTGGAGGTACTCGGCCATGTGGATTGA
- a CDS encoding MetQ/NlpA family ABC transporter substrate-binding protein, with the protein MLEKLFRPVAAIALGLGLSAAAFAAEPLKIGTTAAFAIPLEAAVAEAHKHGLEVKLIEFSDWIAPNVSLNSGDIDVNYFQHIPFLENAKAAAGFDLVPYAPGIINNVGLYSKKYKSFAELPEGASVAIANDPINSGRGLQLLAKAGLITLKQGVGYKATEDDIIANPKKIKILQVEAVQLVRAYDDADLVQGYPAYIRLANTFDAASALLFDGLENKEYVIQFVIRPQEKNDPRLAKFVDIYQHSPAVRAALDKAHGKLYQAGWEG; encoded by the coding sequence ATGCTTGAAAAACTGTTCCGGCCCGTCGCGGCCATCGCCCTGGGCCTCGGCCTGTCCGCCGCCGCCTTCGCCGCGGAGCCACTGAAGATCGGCACCACCGCCGCCTTCGCCATCCCGTTGGAAGCGGCGGTGGCAGAAGCCCACAAACATGGCCTGGAGGTGAAGCTGATCGAGTTCAGCGACTGGATCGCGCCGAATGTCAGCCTCAACAGCGGCGACATCGACGTGAACTACTTCCAGCACATCCCCTTCCTGGAAAACGCCAAGGCCGCCGCCGGCTTCGACCTGGTCCCCTATGCACCGGGGATCATCAACAACGTCGGGCTGTACTCGAAAAAGTACAAAAGCTTTGCCGAGCTGCCCGAAGGCGCCAGCGTGGCCATCGCCAACGACCCGATCAACAGTGGCCGTGGCCTGCAACTGCTGGCCAAGGCCGGGCTGATCACCCTCAAGCAGGGCGTGGGTTACAAGGCCACCGAGGACGACATCATCGCCAACCCGAAGAAGATCAAAATTCTCCAGGTGGAAGCGGTGCAACTGGTGCGCGCCTATGACGACGCCGACCTGGTGCAGGGCTACCCGGCCTATATCCGCCTGGCCAACACCTTTGACGCTGCGTCGGCGCTGCTGTTCGACGGCCTGGAGAACAAGGAGTACGTGATCCAGTTCGTTATCCGCCCACAGGAGAAAAACGACCCGCGCCTGGCCAAGTTCGTCGATATCTACCAACACTCGCCAGCCGTGCGCGCCGCCCTGGACAAGGCCCATGGCAAGCTCTACCAGGCCGGCTGGGAAGGCTGA
- a CDS encoding LLM class flavin-dependent oxidoreductase: MAKQILLNAFNMNCIGHINHGLWTHPRDTSTQYKTLDYWTDLARLLERGLFDGLFIADIVGTYDVYGQSLDVTLKESIQLPVNDPLLLVSAMAAVTRHLGFGLTANLTYEAPYLFARRLSTLDHLSNGRVGWNIVTGYLDSAARAMGLEQQPEHDRRYDQADEYLQVLYKLLEGSWTDDAVVADRAQRVYARPDRVRKVEHQGEFYKVDGYHLCEPSPQRTPVLFQAGSSARGLAFAGNHAECVFISGQEKAATRAQVDKVRAAAQAAGRDPQAVKVFMGITVIVAATEDQAHALHAEYLHYASAEAGVAHFASSTGIDFSRYELDEPIGFAKGNAIQSATRQLQDSAWTRRRLLEQHALGGRYVTLVGDPGQVAEQLIGWLDDTGLDGFNLTRTVTPESFEAFIDLVVPELQRRGRYKTDYAEGTLREKLFASDHPHLPADHPGSSYRNTPTPAPTGALHHA; encoded by the coding sequence ATGGCCAAGCAGATCCTGCTCAATGCCTTCAACATGAACTGCATCGGGCACATCAACCACGGTTTGTGGACCCACCCACGGGACACTTCGACCCAGTACAAGACCCTCGACTACTGGACCGACCTGGCCCGCCTGCTGGAGCGGGGGCTGTTCGACGGGCTGTTCATCGCCGATATCGTCGGCACCTACGACGTCTATGGCCAGTCGCTGGACGTGACGCTCAAGGAGTCGATCCAGTTGCCGGTCAACGACCCGCTGCTGCTCGTCTCGGCCATGGCCGCCGTTACCAGGCATCTGGGCTTCGGCCTCACCGCCAACCTGACCTATGAAGCGCCTTACCTGTTCGCCCGGCGCCTCTCCACCCTTGACCACCTGAGCAACGGCCGGGTCGGCTGGAACATCGTCACCGGCTACCTCGACAGTGCCGCCCGGGCCATGGGGCTGGAACAGCAACCCGAGCACGACCGCCGCTACGACCAGGCCGACGAGTACCTGCAGGTGCTGTACAAGCTACTCGAAGGCAGCTGGACCGACGATGCCGTGGTCGCCGACCGCGCGCAGCGCGTGTATGCGCGGCCGGACAGGGTGCGCAAGGTCGAGCACCAGGGCGAGTTCTACAAGGTCGACGGCTATCACCTGTGCGAGCCTTCGCCGCAGCGCACACCGGTACTGTTCCAGGCCGGCAGTTCGGCGCGCGGTTTGGCCTTTGCCGGCAACCATGCCGAGTGCGTGTTCATCAGCGGCCAGGAAAAGGCCGCCACCCGCGCCCAGGTCGACAAGGTGCGCGCAGCGGCGCAAGCCGCTGGTCGCGACCCGCAGGCGGTCAAGGTATTCATGGGCATCACCGTGATCGTTGCCGCAACTGAAGACCAAGCCCACGCCCTGCACGCCGAGTACCTGCATTACGCCAGCGCCGAGGCAGGTGTTGCGCATTTCGCCAGTTCCACCGGTATCGACTTCTCACGCTACGAACTGGACGAACCCATCGGATTCGCCAAGGGCAATGCCATCCAGTCCGCCACCCGCCAATTGCAGGACAGCGCCTGGACTCGCCGCCGCCTGCTGGAGCAGCACGCCTTGGGCGGCCGCTACGTGACCCTGGTCGGCGACCCCGGGCAGGTGGCCGAGCAACTGATCGGCTGGCTCGACGACACCGGCCTGGACGGCTTCAACCTGACCCGCACCGTCACCCCGGAAAGCTTCGAGGCCTTCATCGACCTGGTAGTACCCGAACTGCAACGCCGTGGCCGCTACAAGACCGACTACGCCGAAGGCACCCTGCGCGAGAAGCTGTTCGCCAGTGACCATCCGCACTTGCCCGCCGACCATCCCGGATCCTCCTACCGCAACACCCCCACCCCTGCCCCGACTGGAGCCCTGCACCATGCTTGA
- a CDS encoding SfnB family sulfur acquisition oxidoreductase, translating into MTASIITTDAQALAVADELAHYLREDSALRDRERRLPHAELERFVQSGLWGISVPRAFGGAGVSSATLAKVIARIAQADASLGQIPQNHFYALEVLRVNGSAEQQQRLYAEVLAGRRFGNALAELGTKNAHERTTRLSRDGDHYRIDGRKFYCTGAIYAQRIPTLVIDEQGVSHLAFVPADSPGIEVIDDWSGFGQRTTGSGSVVFNHVPVRAEDVVPFQSAFERPTTVGPLAQILHAAIDTGIARAAYEDALHFVRTRSRPWIDSGLDKASDDPLTLKSFGQLAIRLHATEALLERAGEILDIAQADSNAETLAAASIAVAEARAISTEISLAAGTTLFELAGSQATLAEHNLDRHWRNARVHTLHDPVRWKYHAIGNYYLNDEKPPRRGTI; encoded by the coding sequence ATGACTGCATCCATCATCACCACCGACGCCCAGGCCCTGGCCGTCGCCGACGAACTCGCCCACTACCTGCGCGAAGACAGCGCCCTGCGCGACCGCGAACGCCGCCTGCCCCATGCCGAACTCGAACGTTTCGTGCAGTCCGGCCTGTGGGGCATCAGCGTGCCCAGGGCCTTTGGCGGCGCCGGCGTGTCCAGTGCCACCCTGGCCAAGGTCATCGCACGCATCGCCCAGGCCGACGCCTCGCTCGGGCAGATCCCGCAGAACCACTTCTACGCCCTGGAGGTGCTGCGGGTGAACGGCAGCGCCGAACAACAGCAACGGCTCTACGCCGAAGTGCTCGCCGGCCGCCGCTTCGGCAACGCCCTGGCCGAACTCGGCACGAAGAACGCCCACGAACGCACCACCCGCCTGAGCCGCGACGGCGACCATTACCGCATAGATGGCCGTAAGTTCTACTGCACCGGCGCAATCTACGCCCAGCGCATCCCGACCCTGGTGATCGACGAACAGGGCGTATCGCACCTGGCCTTCGTGCCCGCCGACAGCCCGGGCATCGAAGTGATCGACGACTGGAGCGGCTTCGGCCAGCGCACCACCGGCAGCGGCTCGGTGGTGTTCAACCATGTGCCGGTCCGCGCCGAAGACGTGGTGCCGTTCCAAAGCGCCTTCGAGCGCCCGACCACGGTCGGCCCCCTGGCGCAGATCCTCCATGCCGCGATCGACACCGGTATCGCCCGCGCCGCCTACGAGGACGCCCTGCACTTCGTGCGTACCCGCAGCCGCCCGTGGATCGACTCTGGCCTCGACAAGGCCAGCGACGATCCACTGACCCTGAAGAGCTTCGGCCAACTGGCAATCCGCCTGCACGCCACCGAGGCCCTGCTCGAACGCGCGGGTGAAATCCTCGACATCGCCCAGGCCGACAGCAACGCCGAGACCCTGGCCGCCGCCTCGATTGCCGTCGCCGAGGCCCGGGCGATCAGCACCGAGATCTCCCTGGCCGCCGGCACCACCCTGTTCGAGCTGGCCGGCAGCCAGGCCACCCTGGCCGAGCACAACCTCGACCGCCACTGGCGCAACGCCCGGGTGCACACCCTGCACGACCCGGTGCGCTGGAAGTACCACGCCATCGGCAACTACTACCTCAACGACGAAAAGCCGCCGCGCCGAGGGACTATCTGA
- a CDS encoding SfnB family sulfur acquisition oxidoreductase, which yields MSSQPTTRFHSDHDSSPLLLPAKVLRNDEEALQAARELAEVARQQAAKRDQQRKLPWAEIEQFTRSGLGSISVPKAFGGPEVSFETIAEVFRLISAADPALGQIPQNQFGILQLVRLTATQAQQEAIFRAVLDGWRIGNAGPERGTKDTLTLKARITREGDGYRISGEKFYSTGALYAHWVAVKALDDDGRQRLAFVRRGSPGLRIVDDWSGFGQRTTASGTVLLDQVPVEADLVVDNWRLREEPSIQGAASQLIQAAIDAGIAEAAIEDTIQFVREKSRPWIEAKVERNSDDPYVIADIGRLKLELHAAEALLRKAARVLDEVNAGEIDAAAAARASIAVAEAKVLTTEISLQASEKLFELAGSRASLAEFNLDRHWRNARVHTLHDPVRWKYHAVGAYHLNGTLPARHSWI from the coding sequence ATGTCCAGCCAACCAACTACCCGATTCCACAGCGATCACGACAGCTCACCGCTGCTGCTACCGGCCAAGGTGCTGCGCAACGACGAAGAGGCCCTGCAGGCCGCCCGCGAACTGGCCGAGGTGGCCCGCCAGCAGGCCGCCAAACGTGACCAGCAGCGCAAGCTGCCATGGGCCGAGATCGAACAGTTCACCCGCAGCGGCCTGGGCAGCATCAGCGTGCCCAAGGCGTTCGGCGGCCCCGAGGTCTCGTTCGAAACCATCGCCGAAGTGTTCCGCCTGATCAGTGCCGCCGACCCGGCGCTGGGGCAGATTCCGCAGAACCAGTTCGGCATCCTGCAACTGGTGCGCCTTACCGCCACCCAGGCGCAGCAGGAAGCGATCTTCCGCGCCGTGCTCGACGGCTGGCGCATCGGCAATGCCGGCCCCGAGCGCGGGACCAAGGACACTCTGACACTCAAGGCACGCATTACCCGCGAGGGCGACGGCTATCGCATCAGTGGCGAGAAGTTCTACTCCACCGGCGCCCTGTACGCCCACTGGGTAGCGGTAAAAGCCCTGGACGATGACGGCCGGCAACGCCTGGCCTTCGTCCGTCGCGGCAGCCCGGGGCTGCGCATCGTCGACGACTGGTCCGGCTTCGGTCAGCGCACCACCGCCAGCGGCACCGTGCTGCTCGACCAGGTGCCGGTGGAAGCCGACCTGGTGGTGGACAACTGGCGCCTGCGTGAAGAGCCCAGCATCCAGGGCGCCGCCTCGCAGCTGATCCAGGCGGCCATCGACGCCGGCATCGCCGAAGCGGCCATCGAGGACACGATCCAGTTCGTGCGGGAGAAGTCCCGGCCCTGGATCGAGGCCAAGGTCGAACGCAACAGCGACGACCCCTATGTGATTGCCGACATCGGCCGCCTGAAGCTCGAACTGCACGCCGCCGAGGCCCTGCTGCGCAAGGCCGCCAGGGTGCTCGACGAGGTCAACGCCGGCGAGATCGATGCCGCCGCCGCGGCCCGTGCCTCGATCGCCGTGGCCGAAGCCAAGGTGCTCACTACAGAGATTTCGCTGCAGGCCAGCGAGAAGCTGTTCGAGCTGGCGGGCAGCCGCGCCAGCCTGGCCGAGTTCAACCTCGACCGGCACTGGCGCAACGCCCGCGTGCACACCCTGCACGACCCGGTGCGCTGGAAATACCACGCCGTCGGCGCCTACCACCTCAACGGCACCCTGCCTGCCCGCCATTCCTGGATCTGA
- a CDS encoding NADPH:quinone oxidoreductase family protein — protein MKALLCKALGPARDLVLEEVASPVPKKNEILLDVHAAGVNFPDTLIIEGKYQFKPPLPFSPGAEAAGVVAAVGEKAGAFKVGDRVMALTGWGAFAEQVAVPFYNVLPMPADMDFTTAAAFGMTYGTSMHALTQRGQLKAGETLLVLGASGGVGLAAVEIGKALGARVIAAASSAEKLAIAKAAGADELVDYSQASLKDEIKRLTGGQGVDVIYDPVGGELFDQAVRGLAWNGRLLVVGFASGTIPQLPVNLALLKGAAVVGVFWGAFAQRQPEDNAANFRQLFAWHAEGKLKPLVSQTYALAEGGAAIERLAQRQAAGKLVVTVQR, from the coding sequence ATGAAAGCCTTGTTGTGCAAAGCCCTGGGCCCGGCGCGGGACCTGGTCCTGGAAGAGGTCGCCAGCCCCGTGCCGAAGAAGAACGAGATCCTCCTCGACGTGCACGCCGCAGGGGTCAACTTCCCCGACACCCTGATCATCGAGGGCAAGTACCAGTTCAAGCCACCGTTGCCGTTCTCACCGGGGGCGGAAGCCGCCGGCGTGGTGGCCGCGGTCGGCGAGAAGGCCGGCGCGTTCAAGGTTGGCGATCGGGTCATGGCCCTGACCGGCTGGGGCGCTTTCGCCGAGCAAGTGGCGGTACCGTTCTACAACGTGCTGCCGATGCCGGCGGACATGGACTTCACCACTGCCGCCGCGTTCGGCATGACCTACGGCACCTCGATGCACGCCCTCACCCAGCGCGGTCAGCTCAAGGCCGGTGAAACCCTGCTGGTGCTCGGCGCCTCGGGTGGCGTGGGGCTGGCGGCAGTGGAAATCGGCAAGGCCCTCGGGGCACGGGTGATTGCGGCGGCCAGCAGTGCCGAGAAGCTGGCGATCGCCAAGGCGGCCGGCGCCGACGAGCTGGTCGACTACAGCCAGGCCAGCCTCAAGGACGAGATCAAGCGCCTGACCGGCGGTCAGGGCGTGGATGTGATCTACGACCCGGTCGGTGGCGAGTTGTTCGACCAGGCTGTGCGTGGGCTGGCGTGGAACGGCCGATTGCTGGTGGTGGGGTTCGCCAGCGGGACGATCCCGCAGTTGCCGGTGAACCTCGCGCTGCTCAAGGGCGCGGCGGTGGTCGGGGTGTTCTGGGGCGCCTTTGCCCAGCGCCAGCCGGAGGACAACGCCGCCAACTTCCGCCAGCTGTTCGCCTGGCATGCCGAGGGCAAGCTGAAACCGCTGGTGTCGCAGACCTACGCGCTGGCCGAGGGCGGCGCCGCGATCGAACGTCTGGCGCAACGCCAGGCAGCGGGCAAGCTGGTGGTAACGGTTCAGCGCTGA
- a CDS encoding flagellar basal body-associated protein FliL: MKAWILMVLALMLPAAAMAEEKEGEPKVAYISLSPPFVGNYALDGGPKLRVYKADVALRVTGDAAATAVKHHEPLIRNQLVALFTQQGVDNMSNVEAKEKLRQEALKQVQQVMESEEGKPIVEDLLFNNLIVQ, encoded by the coding sequence GTGAAAGCGTGGATCTTGATGGTGCTGGCCCTGATGCTGCCGGCGGCGGCCATGGCCGAGGAAAAGGAAGGCGAGCCCAAGGTCGCCTATATCAGCCTCAGCCCGCCCTTCGTTGGCAACTACGCCCTCGACGGCGGCCCCAAGCTGCGCGTGTACAAGGCCGACGTCGCCCTGCGTGTGACCGGGGATGCCGCCGCCACGGCGGTCAAGCACCACGAACCGCTGATCCGCAACCAGCTGGTGGCGCTGTTCACCCAGCAGGGCGTGGACAACATGAGCAACGTCGAGGCCAAGGAAAAGTTGCGCCAGGAAGCCTTGAAACAGGTGCAGCAGGTGATGGAGTCCGAAGAGGGCAAGCCGATCGTCGAGGACCTGCTGTTCAACAACCTGATCGTGCAGTGA
- a CDS encoding ABC transporter permease, giving the protein MSQLSHTLRLGLKELTSLRHDSVLLLFLLYAFSVAIYMPAAGSVIGVHNASVAVVDEDHGAISRKLAESLQPPEFQPAVALPADRLDQAMDSGQYTFVINVPVNFQADLLAGRSPELQVNVDATAMSQAFMGAGYIGRIFERELLEYAGRSTSSPAVLNPKALFNPNLEGGWFLAVIQIVNNITILAIILTGTALLREREHGTLDHLLVLPLTALEIMLAKIASNALVVVACTWISLEVVVKGALGVPLAGSMGLFLGVTALYLFASTALGIFLATLARSTPQFGLLAIPVIIPMLLLSGGSTPLDSMPQWLQWVMQGSPSTHFVSLGAAILFRDAGLSVVWPDVAALAAIGLIFFGVALARFRRSLAA; this is encoded by the coding sequence ATGAGCCAGCTCTCCCATACCTTGCGCCTGGGCCTGAAGGAACTCACCAGCCTGCGCCATGACAGCGTGTTGCTGCTGTTCCTGCTGTACGCCTTCAGCGTGGCGATCTACATGCCCGCCGCAGGCTCGGTGATCGGCGTGCACAACGCCAGTGTCGCAGTGGTCGACGAAGACCACGGCGCCATCTCGCGCAAGCTCGCCGAGTCGCTGCAACCGCCCGAGTTCCAGCCCGCCGTGGCACTGCCGGCGGATCGCCTTGACCAGGCCATGGACAGCGGGCAATACACCTTCGTGATCAACGTGCCGGTGAACTTCCAGGCCGACCTGCTGGCCGGGCGTTCGCCGGAGCTGCAGGTCAACGTCGATGCCACGGCCATGAGCCAGGCCTTCATGGGGGCCGGCTACATCGGGCGGATCTTCGAACGCGAACTGCTGGAGTACGCAGGCCGCAGCACCAGCAGCCCAGCCGTGCTCAACCCGAAAGCCCTGTTCAACCCCAACCTCGAAGGCGGCTGGTTCCTGGCGGTGATCCAGATCGTCAACAACATCACCATCCTGGCCATCATCCTCACCGGCACCGCGTTGCTGCGCGAGCGTGAGCACGGCACCCTCGACCACTTGCTGGTGTTGCCGCTGACGGCGCTGGAAATCATGCTGGCGAAGATCGCCAGCAACGCCCTGGTGGTGGTGGCCTGTACCTGGATTTCGCTGGAAGTGGTGGTCAAGGGCGCCCTGGGCGTGCCGCTGGCGGGCTCCATGGGGCTGTTCCTGGGGGTGACTGCGCTGTACCTGTTCGCCAGCACGGCACTGGGCATCTTCCTCGCCACCCTGGCGCGCTCGACACCACAGTTCGGCCTGCTGGCGATCCCGGTGATCATCCCGATGCTGCTGCTGTCGGGGGGCAGCACGCCGCTGGACAGCATGCCGCAGTGGCTGCAGTGGGTCATGCAGGGCTCGCCCTCGACCCACTTCGTCAGCCTCGGCGCGGCGATCCTGTTCCGCGACGCCGGACTGAGCGTGGTCTGGCCGGACGTCGCGGCGCTGGCCGCGATCGGCCTGATATTCTTCGGCGTGGCCCTGGCGCGCTTTCGCCGCAGCCTCGCCGCCTGA